From the genome of Nitrospinota bacterium, one region includes:
- the alr gene encoding alanine racemase: protein MSSLKATIDISAFRHNLKTVSKIIGKNCHILPVIKSNGYGHGLLPLAREALKNGVKLLGIGTVDEGVELRRAKIGSPIVVLDGFFKEEIDSIIHNKLTPVVFSIEMAQELNRAAKTAGKTVSVHLKFDTGMSRFGIPFHESDDTITKVKRLGNLNIEGVMTHLASSADPSSPQTEFQLSRFEKILERCRLKGITPKWIHAANSGGIVYFKNSHYNMVRPGIILYGIPPSNVKGIKHEFKPVMTLSSRIVSVKTVPSGEGVGYNATYITPRPKRIGVVMGGYADGINRHLSNRGTVLWKSKALPIIGNICMDNFMIDLSKAPSAKRGDEVILLGPQHENISAQKWAEMASTISYEIFCNIGKRVERVIKP from the coding sequence ATGTCCTCCCTGAAAGCGACGATAGACATTTCCGCTTTTCGTCATAACCTCAAGACAGTCTCCAAAATAATCGGAAAGAACTGCCATATCCTCCCCGTGATCAAATCGAACGGTTACGGTCACGGCCTTCTCCCCCTTGCAAGAGAAGCTTTGAAAAACGGCGTTAAACTCCTTGGGATTGGAACGGTCGATGAAGGAGTGGAGCTCCGCAGGGCTAAGATCGGCTCCCCCATTGTGGTTCTGGACGGTTTCTTCAAGGAAGAGATAGATAGCATCATCCATAACAAATTGACGCCTGTGGTTTTTTCCATCGAAATGGCCCAGGAGCTGAACCGGGCCGCAAAAACTGCAGGCAAGACGGTGTCTGTTCATCTTAAATTCGATACCGGAATGTCCCGCTTCGGCATACCATTCCATGAATCGGATGACACAATTACCAAGGTGAAGCGTCTTGGCAATTTGAATATTGAAGGGGTGATGACACATCTTGCATCGTCGGCAGATCCTTCCTCGCCTCAGACCGAATTCCAGCTATCACGTTTTGAGAAGATTCTGGAGCGCTGCAGATTGAAGGGCATCACGCCGAAATGGATACACGCGGCGAACAGCGGCGGAATTGTCTATTTTAAAAACTCCCATTACAACATGGTGCGCCCCGGAATTATCCTGTACGGAATTCCACCTTCAAATGTTAAAGGGATAAAACATGAATTCAAGCCTGTGATGACCCTATCGAGCAGGATAGTTTCCGTAAAAACGGTCCCTTCCGGCGAGGGGGTGGGCTACAACGCGACATACATAACGCCGAGGCCGAAACGGATCGGTGTTGTGATGGGGGGATATGCCGACGGCATCAACAGGCATCTTTCCAACCGGGGAACGGTGCTCTGGAAATCTAAAGCGCTGCCGATCATCGGCAATATCTGCATGGATAACTTCATGATAGACCTTAGCAAGGCTCCATCGGCCAAACGTGGGGACGAGGTTATCCTACTTGGCCCCCAGCATGAAAACATCTCTGCCCAGAAGTGGGCGGAAATGGCTTCCACTATTTCATATGAAATTTTCTGCAATATAGGCAAAAGGGTAGAAAGGGTCATTAAACCTTAA